One window from the genome of Variovorax sp. PAMC26660 encodes:
- a CDS encoding phosphate acetyltransferase: protein MTAPSPATHPHYDRLIAAARELPALRVAVVHPTNEVSLEAALASARLGLIAPVLIGPRARIEAAALAIGANLSDLVIVDAPHSHAAADLAVAMALRGEVDALMKGSLHTDELMGAVVRREGGLRTSRRISHCFVMDVPGHSQPLIISDAAINIAPTLEEKVDIVQNAIDLAHALRMPAVRVALLSATETVNAKVPSTLDAAVLCKMADRGQITGAQLDGPLAMDNAIDPEAARIKGITSPVAGRANVLIVPDLDAGNMLAKSLTFLAGAYAAGIVLGTKVPVILTSRADSEPARLASCAVASMLAKAGRERLIKAVG from the coding sequence TTGACCGCTCCATCACCCGCCACCCATCCGCACTACGACCGCCTGATCGCCGCCGCACGCGAACTGCCCGCGCTGCGCGTCGCCGTGGTCCATCCCACCAACGAGGTGTCGCTCGAAGCCGCACTCGCTTCGGCACGGCTGGGGTTGATCGCCCCCGTGCTGATCGGCCCACGCGCACGCATCGAAGCGGCGGCGCTGGCGATCGGCGCGAATCTCTCGGACCTCGTGATCGTCGATGCACCGCACAGCCATGCCGCCGCCGACCTGGCGGTCGCCATGGCCCTGCGTGGCGAAGTCGATGCCTTGATGAAAGGCAGCCTGCACACCGACGAGCTGATGGGCGCGGTCGTGCGCCGCGAAGGCGGCCTGCGGACATCCCGCCGCATCAGCCATTGCTTCGTGATGGACGTGCCCGGCCATTCGCAGCCGCTGATCATTTCGGACGCGGCGATCAACATTGCGCCCACGCTCGAGGAAAAGGTCGACATCGTCCAGAACGCGATCGACCTTGCGCATGCGCTGCGGATGCCGGCCGTGCGCGTGGCGCTGCTTTCGGCAACGGAAACCGTCAACGCCAAGGTGCCCTCGACGCTCGACGCCGCCGTGCTGTGCAAGATGGCCGACCGGGGACAGATCACCGGCGCGCAGCTCGATGGCCCGCTGGCGATGGACAACGCCATCGATCCCGAGGCGGCCCGCATCAAGGGCATCACATCACCAGTCGCGGGCCGTGCCAACGTGCTGATCGTGCCCGACCTGGACGCCGGCAACATGCTGGCCAAGAGCCTGACCTTCCTGGCCGGCGCCTATGCCGCAGGGATCGTGCTGGGCACGAAGGTGCCGGTGATCCTGACGAGCCGCGCCGATTCCGAGCCGGCACGGCTCGCGTCCTGCGCGGTCGCCTCGATGCTGGCGAAGGCCGGGCGCGAGCGGCTCATCAAGGCGGTCGGCTGA
- a CDS encoding LysR family transcriptional regulator, whose product MDRVLLETFKAVVDEGGALKAANMLGCAQSNVTTRLKQLEQRLGVQLFNRLGKRLQLSEAGQRYLPYAARILDLIDEATVNARAETLAAQRLRLGTMESTTAMHLPGALASLRQAFPALELQLEVEAEPALSQMLLQHRLDLAVTARTAERAGLIYEAAFDEPLVLVAQEDPAELLAQAPSHAPTLLAFREGCPYRTMAQRWLESRHIACARVLSFSTYGAVLGCAAAGMGIAVVPRRLVESQAQNYQLQAYRPRDLAPATSYFVHRTDWQPGVEARALMQALRRSARRPMAPL is encoded by the coding sequence ATGGACCGTGTATTGCTCGAAACCTTCAAGGCCGTGGTGGACGAAGGCGGCGCCCTGAAGGCGGCCAACATGCTCGGCTGCGCCCAGTCCAATGTGACGACGCGGCTCAAGCAACTGGAGCAGCGCCTCGGCGTCCAGTTGTTCAACCGTCTGGGCAAGCGCCTGCAGCTCAGCGAAGCCGGGCAGCGCTACCTGCCCTATGCGGCGCGCATCCTCGACCTGATCGATGAGGCAACCGTCAATGCGCGCGCAGAGACGCTTGCGGCACAGCGCCTGCGCCTGGGCACCATGGAGAGCACGACGGCCATGCACCTGCCCGGCGCGCTGGCGAGCTTGCGCCAGGCTTTTCCTGCGCTGGAACTCCAACTGGAGGTCGAGGCCGAGCCGGCCCTGTCGCAGATGCTGCTGCAGCACCGCCTCGACCTTGCCGTGACCGCGCGCACGGCCGAGCGCGCAGGCTTGATCTACGAGGCCGCCTTCGACGAACCGCTCGTGCTGGTGGCCCAGGAAGACCCGGCGGAACTGCTTGCGCAGGCGCCTTCGCATGCACCGACACTCCTTGCCTTTCGCGAAGGCTGCCCCTACCGCACCATGGCGCAGCGCTGGCTCGAATCGCGGCACATCGCCTGTGCGCGCGTGCTGTCGTTCAGCACCTATGGCGCAGTGCTGGGCTGTGCAGCGGCGGGCATGGGCATTGCGGTGGTGCCGCGCCGGCTGGTGGAATCGCAGGCGCAGAACTACCAATTGCAGGCCTATAGACCACGCGACCTGGCACCGGCCACCAGCTATTTCGTGCATCGCACCGACTGGCAGCCGGGTGTGGAAGCCAGGGCGCTGATGCAGGCGCTGCGGCGCTCCGCGCGCCGGCCGATGGCGCCGCTCTGA
- a CDS encoding ATP-binding protein — protein sequence MRIRQLQLLKYGKFDGTSIEFPKATCDFHVIVGPNEAGKSTVRNAISELLFGMPLRTKLDFRHALTEMRLGGTLESEAAETEFHRARGRTPLRTPADDTLPENHLAPFLGTADKAFFEQMFCMDHEQLVEGGKSILDGSKDVGRVLFQSAAGIASLGPVREALEKQASSLWAPRKPSSDYALAAQRFEEASAELKNAQVKTKVWSEAKSALDEAVNEIATEEARRLSVETSRSQLERVRRLAPFLLKLQTREKELAELGEVVEFPASALADLSAGGAELSSAEALLQARAMDVKARRQACDEVSFDGAALAFRKDIEALDALRSLCANHPRDLPLRQAEVDRLLEEAKAAAAQLGWPADEAGIRASLPTALALKAVSNLLRDRGAVHQTMRSAEEAEQQKTVDLDGHLSELEGLQSSEVPLKLRQALDEALPLKASGARQRSLGAGVDQASARLGHALAALGRWSAPVDKLRAMEVPSTTRISALQRQRHESATACTHAREKLDASRAEVDRLELEVAHFEHAHKVVTPTEVHEARTSRDATWTSIKRGDVQVATGAPSLDAAIRLADELVDSQLGTATDAATLQSIRQRLEQARADALRHAQLLADRTAELEQLELNWATAASAAGWTGMPLDDAADWLDKRTETLEAQEALEQRQRDLDEEVASSRHAREALVSALKDAAVATQDEGDLAALCTAASLHVSQVDATLARKSGLQQQVTQARRALEGFKANAESATRQYEAWALQWSAALQSAKLQAASATFAEAEGAVELANEVADRLDRADGIRRERIDTMRADLEKLEAQAKRLAAQLDPELLSLGDWPEVSRRLSQRLQETASAAQKAGLADAALLTAQSQESEAGLRVSTAQARLKPLLELASVESAPEAVPLVERSDRQRALRKELAEAREALIQDGDGLAREAIEAEISEYVPTEVLGLLEQARNDLAAVTERLNLLVQKRVTAEQAFSAIAGQANAATAEARRQEALAAMGEVAEQYLEVATAGKLLKWAIDRYRDRKQGPMLQRASTVFCELTLGDFTKLGVDYEKDTPALYARRKGGQVVEVSGLSEGTRDQLYLALRIAALELHLENAKALPFVADDLFVNFDDERAKAGLRALCELSKRTQVVFLTHHDHLLPFVREVFAGGVNIIELRRETVDAG from the coding sequence ATGCGCATCCGACAACTGCAACTGCTCAAGTACGGCAAGTTCGATGGCACGTCCATCGAGTTTCCCAAGGCCACGTGCGATTTCCATGTCATCGTCGGGCCGAACGAGGCCGGCAAGTCGACGGTTCGCAATGCCATTTCCGAGCTGCTGTTCGGCATGCCCTTGCGCACGAAACTGGACTTCAGGCATGCGCTCACCGAGATGCGCCTGGGCGGCACGCTGGAAAGTGAAGCCGCAGAGACGGAATTCCACCGGGCCCGGGGCAGAACGCCGTTGCGCACGCCGGCCGACGACACGCTGCCCGAGAACCATCTCGCGCCGTTCCTCGGAACCGCCGACAAGGCCTTCTTCGAGCAGATGTTCTGCATGGACCACGAGCAGCTTGTCGAAGGCGGAAAGAGCATCCTCGATGGCTCGAAAGACGTCGGGCGCGTCCTGTTCCAGTCCGCAGCCGGCATCGCGAGCCTGGGCCCCGTGCGCGAGGCGCTGGAGAAGCAGGCGAGCAGCCTGTGGGCACCCCGCAAGCCAAGCAGCGACTACGCGCTGGCGGCACAGCGTTTCGAGGAAGCCAGCGCCGAACTGAAGAACGCACAGGTCAAGACGAAGGTGTGGAGCGAAGCCAAGAGCGCACTGGACGAGGCTGTGAACGAGATCGCCACCGAGGAGGCCCGGCGCCTGTCGGTGGAAACGTCGCGCTCCCAACTGGAGCGGGTGCGCCGCCTCGCGCCTTTCCTGCTCAAGCTCCAGACCCGCGAGAAAGAGCTGGCCGAACTGGGCGAGGTGGTCGAGTTCCCGGCCAGCGCCCTTGCGGACCTGAGCGCCGGAGGAGCCGAGCTTTCATCTGCCGAGGCGCTTCTGCAGGCGCGCGCCATGGACGTGAAGGCGCGTCGGCAAGCGTGCGACGAGGTGTCGTTCGACGGTGCCGCGCTGGCGTTCCGCAAGGACATCGAAGCGCTCGATGCCCTGCGAAGCCTGTGCGCGAACCATCCGCGGGATTTGCCCTTGCGGCAGGCCGAAGTCGACCGGCTTCTCGAAGAGGCCAAGGCCGCCGCCGCGCAATTGGGGTGGCCGGCGGACGAGGCGGGCATTCGCGCCAGCCTGCCGACGGCGCTCGCGCTGAAGGCGGTTTCCAACCTGCTGCGGGACCGTGGCGCGGTGCATCAGACGATGCGCAGCGCCGAAGAGGCCGAGCAGCAAAAAACTGTGGACCTCGACGGCCATCTGTCGGAGCTGGAAGGGCTCCAGTCGTCGGAGGTGCCCCTGAAATTGCGGCAGGCACTCGACGAAGCATTGCCGCTCAAGGCCAGCGGCGCCAGGCAGCGAAGCTTGGGCGCCGGGGTCGATCAGGCGAGCGCGAGGCTGGGCCATGCGCTGGCGGCATTGGGCCGCTGGAGCGCGCCGGTCGACAAGCTGCGTGCCATGGAGGTGCCGTCCACCACGCGAATTTCAGCGCTGCAGCGCCAGCGCCATGAAAGCGCGACGGCATGCACCCATGCGCGCGAGAAGCTGGACGCATCCCGTGCCGAAGTGGATCGGCTCGAACTCGAAGTGGCGCATTTCGAGCACGCGCACAAGGTGGTCACACCGACCGAGGTGCATGAAGCCCGAACGAGCCGCGATGCGACGTGGACGTCGATCAAGCGCGGTGACGTGCAGGTCGCCACTGGCGCGCCCTCGCTCGACGCGGCCATCCGGCTTGCGGACGAGCTGGTTGATTCGCAGCTCGGCACGGCGACCGATGCCGCGACCCTGCAGAGCATCAGGCAGCGGCTGGAACAGGCGAGGGCGGATGCCTTGCGGCATGCACAGTTGCTTGCCGACCGCACGGCCGAACTCGAACAACTCGAACTGAACTGGGCAACCGCCGCCTCGGCAGCCGGCTGGACAGGCATGCCCCTGGACGATGCCGCCGATTGGCTCGACAAGCGGACAGAAACTCTCGAAGCGCAGGAAGCGCTGGAGCAACGGCAACGCGATCTGGACGAAGAGGTTGCTTCTTCGCGTCATGCACGCGAGGCGCTGGTTTCGGCGCTGAAAGACGCGGCCGTTGCCACGCAGGACGAGGGCGACCTCGCGGCGCTGTGCACCGCTGCCAGTCTTCACGTGAGCCAGGTCGACGCAACGCTTGCGCGAAAGAGTGGATTGCAGCAACAGGTGACGCAGGCCCGGCGCGCGCTGGAGGGCTTCAAGGCGAATGCCGAATCGGCGACGCGCCAGTACGAGGCATGGGCGCTTCAATGGTCCGCTGCCCTTCAAAGTGCCAAGTTGCAAGCGGCTTCCGCGACCTTCGCCGAAGCCGAAGGCGCCGTCGAACTGGCCAACGAGGTGGCGGACCGGCTCGACAGGGCGGACGGCATTCGTCGCGAGCGCATCGACACCATGCGGGCGGACCTGGAAAAGCTGGAGGCGCAAGCGAAGCGGCTCGCAGCGCAACTGGACCCGGAACTGCTCTCGCTGGGCGATTGGCCCGAGGTGTCCAGGCGCCTGTCGCAGCGCCTTCAGGAAACGGCCAGCGCGGCGCAGAAGGCAGGGCTGGCCGATGCCGCGCTGCTCACGGCGCAATCACAGGAAAGCGAGGCCGGCCTTCGCGTAAGCACGGCGCAAGCGCGGCTGAAGCCGTTGCTGGAACTCGCCAGCGTCGAGTCGGCGCCCGAGGCCGTTCCGCTCGTGGAGCGCTCCGACAGGCAGCGGGCGCTTCGCAAGGAGCTTGCCGAGGCACGCGAGGCGCTGATTCAGGACGGTGACGGGCTCGCCCGCGAGGCCATCGAAGCCGAGATTTCCGAATACGTTCCGACAGAAGTCCTCGGGCTGCTGGAGCAGGCCAGGAACGATCTGGCCGCAGTGACCGAGCGCCTGAATCTGCTGGTGCAAAAGCGCGTTACCGCAGAGCAGGCGTTTTCTGCCATCGCGGGGCAGGCCAATGCCGCGACGGCCGAGGCAAGACGGCAAGAGGCATTGGCCGCGATGGGCGAAGTCGCCGAGCAATACCTGGAAGTCGCGACGGCGGGCAAGCTCCTCAAATGGGCCATCGACCGGTATCGCGACCGCAAGCAGGGGCCGATGCTCCAGCGCGCCAGCACGGTGTTCTGCGAACTCACGCTGGGCGACTTCACCAAGCTGGGCGTGGATTACGAGAAGGACACGCCTGCGCTGTACGCCCGGCGCAAGGGCGGGCAGGTGGTGGAGGTCTCGGGCCTGAGCGAAGGCACGCGCGACCAGCTCTATCTGGCCTTGCGCATCGCCGCGCTTGAGCTTCATCTGGAGAACGCGAAGGCGCTTCCCTTCGTGGCCGACGACCTCTTCGTCAACTTCGACGACGAGCGGGCGAAGGCCGGCTTGAGGGCGCTGTGCGAGCTGTCCAAGCGCACGCAGGTGGTCTTTCTCACGCACCACGATCACCTGTTGCCGTTCGTGCGCGAGGTGTTCGCCGGTGGCGTGAACATCATCGAGCTTCGCAGAGAGACAGTGGATGCGGGTTGA
- the mrdA gene encoding penicillin-binding protein 2: MNEIRNAAAELSRFRRRVVVVGCVVLFGFGLIGARLAFLQVVRHEELADRAESNRTAIVPVVPNRGQILDRNGVVLASNYAAYTLEVTPSKVADINAAMDELGAIVEVTPKDRRRFQRLREDSRSFDSIPIRTRLSDEEVARFAAQRYRFPGIEIKARLFRTYPHGDVASHVIGYIGRINQREKTAMDDWEEEDRANYRGTDYIGKLGIEQSYEKALHGQTGVEQMETSAGGRAVRRLSRHPATPGQTVMLSLDIKLQKLVEDMFGERRGALVAIDPKTGEVLAFVSKPTFDPNLFVEGIDTESWKALSESLDNPLLNRALRGTYPPGSTYKPFMALAALQTGKRTADKVENDPGFYNFGGRTFLSHRGGLGGVDMHRAIQFSSNTYFYSLASEMGVDLIHDFMAPLGFGQFTGIDLQGESRGVLPSKAWKRAAYRRADMKTWHPGETISLGIGQGYNSFTMLQLASANATLANGGVRYQPHLVRAIRDTVSGEVVQQVQPPAQDLGYARKHVDVVRDAMVAVTKGGTGTRVFAGAAYTSAGKTGTAQAVSLGPKARASGKALDERQRDHALYMAFAPAENPTIAVAAIVENAGFGAAHAAPIVRRVFDYWIAGQYPNDADMAAVQVGKAGAPVGKPLLASEVQAPGDQAEADDAAAL; this comes from the coding sequence ATGAATGAAATCCGCAATGCCGCCGCCGAACTCTCTCGTTTCCGTCGCCGTGTGGTGGTGGTCGGTTGCGTGGTGCTGTTCGGGTTCGGGCTGATCGGCGCGCGCCTGGCATTCCTGCAGGTCGTGCGGCACGAAGAGCTGGCCGACCGGGCCGAGAGCAACCGCACCGCCATCGTGCCGGTCGTGCCCAACCGGGGGCAGATCCTCGACCGCAACGGCGTGGTGCTGGCGTCCAACTACGCGGCCTACACGCTGGAGGTCACGCCGTCGAAAGTGGCCGACATCAACGCGGCCATGGACGAGTTGGGTGCCATCGTCGAAGTCACGCCCAAGGACCGGCGCCGCTTCCAGCGGCTGCGCGAAGACTCGCGCAGCTTCGACTCCATTCCGATCCGCACGCGCCTGAGCGATGAAGAAGTCGCGCGCTTCGCCGCGCAGCGCTACCGCTTCCCGGGCATCGAGATCAAGGCGCGACTGTTCCGCACCTACCCGCATGGCGATGTGGCCTCGCACGTCATCGGCTACATCGGCCGCATCAACCAGCGCGAGAAAACCGCGATGGACGATTGGGAAGAAGAAGACCGCGCGAACTACCGGGGCACGGACTACATCGGCAAGCTGGGCATCGAGCAGAGCTACGAGAAGGCCCTGCACGGCCAGACCGGCGTGGAGCAGATGGAAACATCGGCCGGCGGGCGCGCCGTCCGGCGGCTGTCCCGCCATCCCGCCACGCCGGGCCAGACGGTGATGCTGTCGCTCGACATCAAGCTGCAGAAGCTGGTGGAAGACATGTTCGGCGAGCGCCGCGGTGCGCTGGTGGCCATCGACCCCAAGACCGGCGAGGTGCTGGCCTTCGTGAGCAAGCCGACCTTCGACCCCAACCTGTTTGTCGAAGGCATCGACACCGAGAGCTGGAAGGCACTGAGCGAATCGCTCGACAACCCCTTGCTGAACCGCGCGTTGCGCGGCACCTATCCGCCGGGATCGACCTACAAGCCCTTCATGGCATTGGCCGCGCTGCAGACCGGCAAGCGCACGGCGGACAAGGTGGAGAACGACCCGGGCTTCTACAACTTCGGCGGTCGCACCTTTCTCAGCCACCGGGGCGGGCTGGGCGGTGTCGACATGCACCGCGCCATCCAGTTCTCGAGCAATACGTACTTCTATTCGCTCGCCAGCGAGATGGGCGTGGACCTGATCCACGACTTCATGGCGCCATTGGGTTTCGGCCAGTTCACTGGCATCGACCTGCAGGGCGAGTCGCGCGGCGTGCTGCCGAGCAAGGCATGGAAGCGCGCTGCGTATCGACGCGCCGACATGAAGACCTGGCATCCTGGCGAAACCATCTCGCTGGGCATCGGCCAGGGCTACAACAGCTTCACGATGCTGCAGCTCGCGTCGGCCAACGCCACGCTGGCGAACGGCGGGGTGCGCTATCAACCGCATCTGGTTCGCGCCATCAGGGACACGGTCAGCGGGGAGGTCGTGCAGCAGGTGCAGCCACCGGCGCAGGACCTGGGCTACGCGCGCAAGCACGTCGACGTGGTGCGCGATGCGATGGTGGCGGTCACGAAGGGCGGCACGGGCACCCGTGTGTTTGCTGGTGCCGCGTACACCTCGGCAGGCAAGACGGGCACCGCGCAGGCCGTGAGCCTGGGGCCCAAGGCGCGCGCCAGCGGCAAGGCGCTGGACGAACGGCAGCGCGATCACGCGCTCTACATGGCTTTTGCGCCGGCGGAAAACCCGACCATCGCGGTGGCCGCCATCGTCGAGAACGCGGGCTTCGGCGCGGCGCATGCGGCGCCCATCGTGCGCCGCGTGTTCGACTACTGGATCGCGGGGCAATACCCGAATGACGCCGACATGGCCGCAGTCCAGGTAGGAAAGGCCGGAGCGCCCGTCGGCAAGCCGTTGCTGGCCAGCGAAGTGCAGGCCCCTGGAGATCAGGCGGAGGCCGACGACGCCGCGGCGCTCTGA